Proteins from one Oncorhynchus tshawytscha isolate Ot180627B linkage group LG16, Otsh_v2.0, whole genome shotgun sequence genomic window:
- the LOC112239052 gene encoding musculin-like, which yields MSTGSVSDGEDIETCHKRTDAPFESSKTKRNVAQNHYASTEYSDDEFGNDKVETKRTRITAAGGKQVVKGRQIQRNAANARERARMRVLSKAFSRLKTSLPWVPADTKLSKLDTLRLASSYISHLRQLLQDNHYESSFVHPVNLTWPFVVGRSEDNKDISAARQCGATS from the exons atgtccACCGGCTCAGTAAGCGACGGAGAGGACATTGAGACATGTCACAAACGGACAGACGCTCCGTTCGAAAGCAGTAAAACCAAGCGGAACGTTGCACAGAACCACTACGCCTCCACCGAGTACTCAGATGACGAGTTCGGTAATGACAAAGTCGAGACCAAGCGAACACGCATCACTGCTGCTGGAGGAAAACAAGTTGTGAAAGGACGGCAGATACAAAGGAACGCTGCAAACgccagagagagggcgaggatgAGGGTGCTGAGCAAAGCCTTTTCCAGACTGAAAACCAGCCTGCCGTGGGTACCGGCCGATACCAAACTGTCCAAACTGGACACGCTGCGTCTAGCGTCTAGCTATATATCACACCTCCGACAGCTACTGCAAGACAACCACTACGAGAGCAGCTTTGTACACCCTGTCAACCTG ACTTGGCCATTTGTGGTTGGTAGATCAGAGGACAACAAGGACATTTCTGCAGCCAGACAGTGTGGAGCTACATCATAG